CTGGCCCACCTTCTTCTGCTGGTCGCCGCCCTTGAAGTTGAAGGCCGAGCAATAGGCGCGGCTGTTCATCTGCGCATCGCCCAGCACGATCTGTTCGGCGCCGCCGCTGATTTCCTCCCAGACAGTCGCGTTGGGGTCCAGGGCGTCGCGGGACTGGTCCACATAGGACAGCTGGACCGTGTCGCCGAAGGTGATCTGACCCTCGTCGGGGGCCTCGTTGCCGGTCAGCATGCGGAACAGCGTCGACTTGCCCGCGCCGTTGGGGCCGATCACGCCGACGATGCCGCCGGGCGGCAGGCTGAAGGTCAGATCCTCGATCAAGAGCTTGTCGCCCATGGCCTTCTTCAGGCCCTCGACCTCGATCACCTTGTTGCCCAAGCGTTCGCCGTTGGGGATGATGATCTGGGCGCGGGACAGCTTGTCGCGCTCGGACTGGTTGGCCAGCTCGTTATAGGCGTTGATCCGGGCCTTGGATTTCGCCTGGCGCGCCTTGGCGCCGGCGCGGATCCATTCCAGCTCGCGCTCCAGGACCTTCTGCTTGGACTTGTCCTCGCGGGATTCCTGTTCCAGCCGCTTGGCCTTCTGTTCCAGCCAGGCCGAGTAGTTCCCCTCGTAGGGGATGCCCCGGCCGCGATCCAGCTCCAGGATCCAGCTGGTGATGTCGTCCAGGAAATAGCGGTCATGGGTCACGGTCAGGATCGTGCCCGGATATTCGATCAGGTGCTTTTGCAGCCAGGCGATGGTTTCCGCGTCCAGGTGGTTGGTCGGTTCGTCCAGAAGCAGCATGTCCGGCGCCTCAAGCAGCAGCTTGCAGAGCGCCACGCGACGCTTTTCGCCGCCCGACAGGGTGGTCACATCCGCATCGTCGGGCGGGCAGCGCAGGGCTTCCATCGCCACGTCGATCTGGCTGTCCAGATCCCACAGGTTTTCGGCGTCGATCTGGTCCTGCAGGGCGGCCATCTCCTCGGCCGTCTCGTCGGAATAGTTCATCGCCAGGTCGTTGTAGCGGTCGAGGATGGCCTTTTTCGCGGCCACGCCCAGCATCACGTTGCCGCGCACATCCAGCGATTCGTCCAGCTGGGGTTCCTGGGGCAGATAGCCCACGGTCGCGCCCTTGGCGGCCCAGGCCTCGCCCGAGAAATCCTTGTCCCAGCCCGCCATGACGCGCAGCAGGGTGGATTTGCCGGCGCCATTGACGCCGACGACGCCGATCTTGACGCCGGGAAGAAAGTTCAGACGGATGTTCTCGAAGACCTTCTTGCCGCCGGGATAGGTCTTGGACACGCCGTCCATGTGATAGACGAACTGATAGGCCGCCATGGGGAATCTCCTGCAATTTGCGGCTTTCTAGGGCATTCGGGCCGCCGGGGAAAGGTCAGCGCATCCGGTCCGCGAAATCGCGGCCCATGATCGCGCGCACGGCATCGACCTGGGGGGCAAGGCGGGCCTCCAGCGCGGCCACGGCCTCGGGCGGGGGCATCAGGCCGGGGGCGTTGGCAAAGACCTTCTGATCCAGGTTGCCATAGGCCATCGGGCCGATGCCCAGATAGGCCTCGACCTCGTCCATCACCAGATGCGGCTCGCGCGCGATGCGGCCGAAGGGGATGACCAGCATGTCGGGATAGCGTGCCAGCCAGCGCGGCAGATAGGCCGCATAATCGCCGCGTTCGTCCAGCACGGGGTTCGCGACCTCGGCCAGCCAGTCCTCCAGCGTGGCGGGGGCGCGTTTCTCGCGGCGCAGGTTCATGCGCAGCTGGGATATGGCGCGGTCGACCGGGTGGCGCAGCAGATAGATCACCCGCGCCTTGGGCAGCAGCGCATGGACCGCATCGACCCCCGCCTCGGGCAGGCCGGAATATTCGGGGGTGAAATCCATCGGGATGGCATGGGCGGGGGCGGGGGCGAAGACGCGCTTGTACCATTGGTTGTGGAACATCTTGCCCGCGGTGATCGCGGTCAGATAGGCGTCCAGCGCTGGATCCAGCGGGACCTCGCGGAAGACGTGGCGGTCGCGGATCTCCTGCGGCTTGTTGCGGTAATGCCAGCCGATCCAGCGGCGGTGTTCGGGGATGTGCAGATGGTTGAAATACTGCACCTCCTTGAAGGGAGGGATCCAGATCTGGGGATGCTGGCCCAGCATCTGGGCCAGCCAGCTCGTCCCGGCCTTCTGCGCGCCGATGCACAGCGCGCCGGGCTTGCGCGGCCGGCCCTCGGGGTCGAAGGCCGGGCTGATCGCCAGCACCGTGCGCAGCCGCGTAACCGTCTCAGCCGTCGTCGCGTGTTCCCCAAAGGTCATAATCGCCCGCCTCGTCCACCGTCACGGTCACCATATCGCCGGGGGCCAGGCCGTCAAAGCCCTGATCGATGAACAGGTTGCCGTCGATCTCGGGGGCGTCGGCCTTGGTGCGGCAGGTGGCGCCGTCCGCATCGACCTCGTCCACGATGACCTGGATCCGGGTGCCGACCTTGGCGGCCAGCTTGGCGGCGCTGATGGCTTGTGCCTTTTCCATGAAGCGCTCGAAGCGGTCCTGCTTGAGATCAGGGGCGACATGATCGGGCAGGTCGTTGGCCCGCGCGCCCTTGACGTTTTCATATTGAAAGGCGCCGACGCGATCCAGCTGCGCCTCGTCCAGCCAGTCCAGCAGGGTCTGGAATTCGGCCTCGGTCTCGCCGGGGTAACCGACGATGAAGGTGGAACGCAGGGTGATCTCGGGGCAGACCGCGCGCCATGCGGCGATCTCGTCCAGCGTCCTGGCCGCCGCTGCGGGCCGGGCCATGCGCCGCAGCACGTCCGGATGGGCGTGCTGGAAGGGGATGTCCAGATAGGGCAGCACCAATCCGTCCGCCATCAGCGGGATGAGGTCGCGCACATGCGGATAGGGATAGACGTAATGCAGCCGCACCCAAGCCCCGAGCGACCCCAGATCGCGCGCCAGATCGGTGATATGGGCGCGGTGCCCGCGATCGGTGGCATGCTTCAGGTCCAGCCCATAGGCGCTGGTATCCTGGCTGATGACCAGCAGTTCCTTGACGCCGGCCTGCACCAGGCGTTCCGCCTCGCGGATCACGGCATGGGCCGGTCGGCTGGCCAGGCGGCCGCGCATGTCGGGGATGATGCAGAACCTGCACTTGTGATTGCAGCCCTCCGAGATCTTCAGATAGCTGTAATGCCGCGGCGTCAGGCTGACGCCCGATGCCGGCAGCAGGTCAATGAAGGGGTCGGGGCGCGGCGGCACCGCGGCATGGACCGCGTCCAGAACCTGTTCGTATTGATGCGGACCGGTGACGGCCAGAACCTTGGGATGTGCGCCGGTAATGTAGTCTGGCTCGGCCCCCAGGCAGCCGGTGACGATGACGCGTCCGTTCTCGCGCAGCGCCTCGCCAATGGCGTCCAGGCTTTCGGCCTTGGCGCTGTCCAGGAAGCCGCAGGTATTGACCACCACGGCATCGGCGCCGTGGTAATCCGCGCTGATCGCATAGCCCTCGGCCCGCAGGCGGGTCAGGATGCGTTCGCTGTCCACCAGCGCCTTTGGACAGCCGAGCGAGACCATGCCGATGGTCGGCTGGCCGTCGCGGCGGTCGTCGGGCACGCGCGCACGGGCGAGGTCGGGGCGAAGATCGGGCGGGTTCTGCTGCATCCGCCGCACATAAGCGATTCGCCCCGTCGGGAAAAGAGGCGCTTACCGGTGGCGGCGCGACCGGCGGAACAGCTTGAACAGGGCGAACAGCTTCAGCAGACGGAACATGGGTCTTCCTTTCGTTGCGTGGTCGTCACGTGGATCACCGGGGGAACGCGCCCGGGCCCTCCGGGGGTCCATCACGTCGTCGCCGGAACGTGATTTCACTTGGCCCCGCCGCGGCGGCACTCTGGCGGGGAAGAAAGCCCTGATCGCCCTTGCCCTGACCCTCTCCGCCGCGCTGGCCGCCCCCGCCGCCGCGCAGCAGTCCAGCATCCAGCGCAACGGCCCCTATATCGAGGTCTGGGACAATCGCGGCGGCAACGTGCTGGAGATGGTGCGCACCCGCGAACAGCTGGCCGCATCGGGGCGCGAGGTGCGCATCCGCGGCTATTGCCGGTCGGCCTGCACGATCCTGACGACCATGCCCAATGCCTGCCTGGGGCCGAACGCGCGCATCGGGTTCCACGCGCCGCGCATCCAGGGCACGCAGATCATCCCGCCCTATGTCGATCAGATCATGGGGAATTTCTATCGCAACGGTATCCGCGACCGCTGGTTCGGCGGCTGGAACCGCCGGATGGAGATGCAGGTCATCAGCGCGCAGGACTATGTCCGCCTGGACCCGGAAACGCGCATCTGCGACAGCCTGCGCACCCACGAACAGCGCACCCGCCGCTACTGACGCGCGGTGATGCAGACGCGCCACAGCGGCGCGGGGCTGCGACATGGCGGCGGGTTGCATCGCGCCGCCATGCTGGCACAGTCGGGTCATGGGCGCGCCCGCGCCGCATCTGAACCGGCCACGCCCAAGGCGCGTGCCCCCGCCGTGAAAGGCACCCGATGTTCGAGACTGCCGATGCCGTGCTGCTGGCGCGAATCCAGTTCGCCTTTACCGTCAGCTTTCATTTCCTGTTCCCCGCCTTCACCATCGGCCTGGCCAGCTTTCTGGCGGTGCTGAACGGGCTGTGGCTGTGGACCAAGGACACGAAATACCTGGATCTGTTCCGGTACTGGGTCAAGATCTTCGCCCTGGCCTTTGCGATGGGCGTCGTGTCGGGCATCGTCATGTCCTATCAGTTCGGCACCAACTGGTCGGTCTTTTCCGACAAGGCGGGGCCGACCATCGGCGCGCCCATGGCCTATGAGGTCCTGTCGGCCTTCTTCCTGGAGGCCGGGTTCCTGGGGATCATGCTCTTCGGCCGCGACCGGGTGGGGCCCACGCTGCACATGATCGCCTGCCTGGCGGTGGCGGTGGGCACGGCGATATCCGCCTTCTGGATCCTGTCGGTGAACAGCTGGATGCACACACCCGCGGGCTTCATGATCGACCCCGATACGGGCCAGTTCCTGCCCACGGATTTCTGGCAGGTGATCTTCAACCCCTCCTTCCCCTATCGTCTGGCGCATACGGTGACGGCGGCCTATCTGACCACGGCCTTCATCGTGGGCGGCGTGGCGGCGCTGCACCTGCTGCGCCACCGCCACCGCCGCGACCGGGTCAGCCCGGCCACGAGGACAATGTTTTCGATGGCGATGTGGATGGCCACGATCTTTGCGCCGGTGCAGATCTTTCTGGGCGACATCCACGGGCTGAACACGCTGGAACATCAGCCCGCCAAGGTCATGGCGATGGAGGGTCATTTCGAAAGCCATCCCGAAGGCGCGCCGCTCTATCTGTTCGGCCTGCCCAATCAGGCCGAACAGCGGCTGGATTACGCCATCGGCATCCCCAAGCTGTCCTCGCTGATCCTGAAGCATGACCTGAACGCGCCGCTGGCGGGGCTCGACACCATCCCGATCGAGGATCAGCCCCCCGTCGCCATCGTCTTCTGGTCCTTCCGGGTGATGGTGATGCTGGGCTTCGCGATGCTGGGGATCGGGCTGTGGTCAGCCTGGTCGCGCTGGCGCGGCACGCTGTTCGACAGCCCGATGCTGCACCGCGCGGCGCTGATCATGGCGCCATCGGGGCTGGTCGCGGTGCTGGCGGGCTGGATCACGACCGAGGTCGGCCGCCAGCCCTACACGATCTATGGCTATCTGCGCACCGCGGATAGCGCGGCGCCCTTGGACGCGGCGGCGGTGGGGTCCTCGCTGATCGCCTTCGTCATCGTCTATTTCGCGGTGTTCGGGGCCGGGACATACTATATCATGCGGCTGATGAACCGCGCCCCGGTGGTGGCCGAACCGCGGATGAAGGACCATGCCGACGGTCCCATCCGCACCGCCGGCACCACCCCCGCCCAGCAGCACAAGACCCGCAGCATCCAGCCCGGAGAATGACCATGCCCATCGCAGACGGAGTATCCTTCGACCTGACCGTCATCTGGGCCTTCATCATCGCCTTCGCGGTGCTGGTCTATGTGGTGCTGGACGGGTTCGACCTGGGCCTTGGCATGCTGTTCGCGGTCGAGCCCGAGGGCCATGACCGTGACGTGATGATGAATTCCGTGGCCCCGGTCTGGGACGGCAACGAGACCTGGCTGGTCCTGGGGGGCGGCGGCCTCTTCGCGGCCTTTCCGCTGGCCTATGCGCTGATCCTGCCCGCGCTTTACGTCCCGATCATCGTGATGCTGCTGGCGCTGATCTTTCGCGGCGTCGCCTTCGAGTTCCGATGGAAGACCAAGCGCTGGCGCCCGGTCTGGGATCTGGCCTTCATCGGCGGATCGACCATGGCGGCCGTCGCGCAGGGCGTGGCCTTGGGCGGGCTGCTGCAGGGGATCGACATCGACAAGGCCGCGCGCAGCTATTCCGGCGGCTGGTGGGACTGGCTGACGCCCTTCACGCTGATGGTCGGGCTGGCGGTCGCGGTGGGCTACATGCTGCTGGGCGCGACTTGGCTGGTCATGAAGACCGAAGGCCGCCTGCAGGAACGCATGCGCGGCCGGGCCTGGCTGCTGGGCCTGGCGACGGTGGCCTTCATGGGCGTGGTCAGCCTGTGGACGCCGTTCCTGCAGGACGGCTATTACAGCCGCTGGTTCGGGGGCTGGAACATCGTGCTGGCAGCAGGCGTCGCCGCGATGGTGGGCCTGCTGGCCTTGGGGATGTTCCGCACGCTGATGGTGCGCCATCACGACTACTGGCCGTTCCTCTGCGCCTTGGGGATGTTCGTCCTGGGCTTCGCGGGGCTGGGCTATTCCATGTATCCCTATATCGTCCCGGTCGAGGTCACCATCTGGGAGGCCGCCGCCCCCGAGAACAGCCAGATCTTCATGCTGGTCGGCGCGGCGGTGCTGATCCCGATCATCCTGTCCTATACCGCCTATTCCTATTGGGTGTTCCGCGGCAAGATCGACCCGAACGAGGGGTATCACTGATGCCCCGCGGCCTGTCGCGGATCGCGTGGTTCGTGGCCCTGTGGGTGGCCAGCGTGGCGGCCCTGGGGGCCGTCGCCTGGCTGATCCGGCTGTGGATCCTGTGATGCGCGCTTGACGCCCGGGCGCGCGCGGGCCATGCAGGCGCCGATGGTTCCCGTGCGCCACAGGCTGCGCGCGGGTGAAAAGGGAACGCGGTGAGGTGTAGCCATCAGGCGCCGAACCCGCGACTGCCCCCGCAACTGTAAGCGGCCAGGCCCCCCGACGATGCCACTGTCCCCCTGCGGGATGGGAAGGCCGGGGACGCCGTATCCGCCAGTCAGGAGACCTGCCATCGCTTGACACTTGAACCGGGCGGGGTGCGCGGGCGGGTCCGGCATGGCGCGTCCCGTCTGGCATCGCGTGCGGTCCGTCGCGGCCCTTCCCCCTGTTTTCGGGAAGGAAGACAGATGACGCGTATCCTGCCGCTGGCCCTGCTGGCGCTGTTCCCCGCGGCGGCCTTGGCCGACCACCCCCTGACCATCGAGAATTGCGGCCGCACCGTGACGCTGGCCGAACCGCCCGCCAATGTCGTCTCGATCGGCCAGTCCACGACCGAGATCCTCTATGCCTTGGGCGCCGAGGACCGCATGGCGGGCACCGCGCTGTGGTTCAACGCGGTGCTGCCCCGGCATGCCGATGCCGATGCGGGCGTGCCGCGCATCGCCGACAACATGCCCAGCTTCGAATCCGTGGTGAACCGCCGGCCCGGCCTGGTGGTGACCATGTTCGAATGGATGATCGGCGCGCAGGGCGTGGTCGGTCGGCCCGAACAGTTCGCCGATCTGGGCATCCCCGTCTATGTCATGCCGACCGATTGCGCGGCCAAGGACAATACCGTGGGCGCCGACGGCACGCGCGAGGCGGATTTCGACATCGAGACGCTCTATGCCTCGGTCGACCAGATGGCGCGGATGATGGGCCTGGGCGATCGCGGGCGGGCGCTGCAGGCCGATCTGCGCGCCCGGCAGGCGGCGGCGGTGGACCGGGCTCGGGGGCTGGACCTGCCCGACGCCTCGGCGGTGGTCTGGTTTTCTTCCGCGCATCTGGAGGTCGATCCCTATGTCGCGGGGGCGCGCGGCATCCCGGCCTGGATGCTGGACCAGCTGGGCCTGCGCAACGTCGTGCAGTCGGACGAGGAATGGCCGACCGTGGGCTGGGAAAGCATCGCCCGCGCCGATCCTTCGGTCATCGTGATCGCGCGGATGGACCGCCGCCGCTTTCCCGCCGACGATCACGAGGCCAAGCTGGACTTCCTGCGGTCCGACCCGGTGACCAGCCGCATGACCGCCGTGCGCGAGGATCGCATCGTCATCCTGGATGCCGAGGCGATGCATGCGGGCCTGCGCATGTTCGACGGGCTGGAGGCCCTGACCGAGGCCATGGCCGGGCTGGCCCCGTGACGGACGGATCCCTGGCCGCCCCCGGGGCGCTTGCGCGCGGGGCGGGGCGGTGCCGCGCTGCGGGTGGGGGCGGTGCTGGCGGTCACGCTGCTGGCCGGCATCTGCATCGGCGAGACGCCCGCCCATCCCCCCGGCACCGTCCTGCGGGCGCTGGCGGGGCCGGTCTTGGGCCTGCCCGCGCCCGATGCGATCGAGGCGGGGATCGTGCGCGCCTATCGCCTGCCGCGCACGCTGGTGGCGGGGCCTGCGGGGCGGGGCTGGCGATCTGCGGGCTGGTCCTGCAATCGCTGCTGCGCAATGCGCTGGCCGATCCGTGGCTGCTGGGCATATCGGCGGGGGCCTCGACCGGGGCCGTGCTGGTCACGGTGGCGGGCCTCGGCGCGGGCATGGTGCCGATGGGGGCGGGGGCGCTGGCGGGCGGTAGGGGCGTTCCTGCTGGTCGCGGGGCTGGCGCGGCTGGCCGGCGCGGGCGCGCAGGCGACGAGCCAGATCGTGCTGGCCGGCATCGCGGGGTCGCAGCTGTTCAACGCGCTGACGGCCTTCATCATCGCGCGATCGGCCAATGCGGAACAGGCGCGCGGGCTGATGTTCTGGCTGTTGGGGAACCTGTCGGGGGTGCGCTGGCCCGATGTGCATCTGGCCCTGCCCGCGGCGCTTGTCGCGCTGGTCGTGGTGACGGCCCATGCGCGCAGCCTGGACGCCTTCGCCTTCGGCCCCGAGGCCGCCGCCGCCTTGGGCGTCCGGGTGGGCCCGGTGCGCGTGGTGCTGATCGGCGTCACGGCCATGGCCGCGGCGGTGATGGTGTCCATCGCGGGGGCCATCGGCTTTGTCGGGCTGGTCGTGCCGCATGCGGCGCGGATGCTGGTCGGCACCGGGCATGGGCGGCTGATCCCGGCATCGGCGCTGATCGGGGCGGTCTTTCTGGTGGGGGCCGACATCCTGTCGCGCATCGTCATCCCGGGCCAGGTCCTGCCCATCGGCGTGGTGACCGCGCTGATCGGCGCGCCGATCTTCGCCGTCATCCTGATCCGCCACGGAGGCCCCCGATGACCGTGCTGGAGGCGCGCGCCCTGCATCTGCGCCGCGGCCGGGCCCGGGTGCTGGACGATGTCTCGCTGCGGGTCGGGCGGGCCGAGGTTCTGGGCCTGGTCGGTCCCAACGGGTCGGGCAAGTCGACCCTGCTGCGGGCCTTGGCGGGGCTGGCGCGGGCGGATACGGGCCGGGTCCTGCTGGACGGGCGGGACATCGCCCGGATGCCCCGCCGCGCGGTCGCCCGCCGGCTGGCCTTCGTCGCGCAATTCGCCGACACGGCCGACCGGCTGACCGTGGCGGGGGCCGCAGGTCTGGGCCGCATCCCCTGGCTGGACCGCGACAATCCCTGGGGCCCGGCGGACGACGCGCGCGTTGCGGACGGCCTGGCCCGCGTCGGGCTGGCGGGGATGGAGGACCGGGACTGGGCCTCGCTTTCGGGGGGCGAACGCCAGCGGGTCCATATCGCCCGCGCCCTGGTCCAGGCGCCGCAAATCCTGCTGCTGGACGAGCCGACGAACCATCTGGACATCCGCCACCAGCTGCAGCTGCTGGACCTGGTGACGGGGCTGGGCATCGCGGTGGTCATCGCGCTGCATGACCTGAACCACGCGCTGCGCTGCGACCGGGTGGCGGTGATGCAGGCGGGTCGGCTGGTCCGGGCGGGGCCGCCCGACCGGGTGCTGGAGCCCGCGCTGCTGGGCCGGGTCTTCGGCATCCGCGCCCATCGGCTGACCGATCCGGCGGATGGGCAGGCGGTCTGGCGGTTTCAGCCCTGATCGCAATCGGCCGCCTGCCACAGGCGGATCGGGCCGCGGTCCTCGGGCAGGGCGTGGCATTCGCCCCGGGCGCAGATCCGCCAAGCCCCGCCCGTGGCCCCGGATGCGGCCAGCGTGACCTCGGGGCGGGGCGGCAGATGGGGCGTGAAATGCCACACGCCGTCGCGCAGAACGGCATCGGGGGGCAGGTCGATCCCCGCGCCGGGCCCGGCGATGCGCGCCTCGACCGGGGCCAGCCCCGCGGCATCGGCGCGCCAGCGTTCCCACCAGCGGTCGCGGGTCACGGAATGGGACCAGTCCAGCGTGAAATCCGGCCCGCTCAGCGCCAGGATCACCGCCGCCCCGGCACCCAGACAGATCATGCCCGCCGCAGCCGCAGCCCATGCGCAGCCAGAAAGGCCAGCGCCAGGCCAAAGCCGATCGCATCGCTGTTGGGCAGGGCCAGGATCATCGACACCCCCGCCGCCATGGCCAGCAGCCGTTCGCCCAAGGTCGTGCGGCCAAAGAGGTATCCGACCACCGCCACCCCCCAGAGGCCCACGCCGACCACCGTCTTGACCAGAACGAAGGCCACCTC
Above is a genomic segment from Paracoccus aestuarii containing:
- the ettA gene encoding energy-dependent translational throttle protein EttA encodes the protein MAAYQFVYHMDGVSKTYPGGKKVFENIRLNFLPGVKIGVVGVNGAGKSTLLRVMAGWDKDFSGEAWAAKGATVGYLPQEPQLDESLDVRGNVMLGVAAKKAILDRYNDLAMNYSDETAEEMAALQDQIDAENLWDLDSQIDVAMEALRCPPDDADVTTLSGGEKRRVALCKLLLEAPDMLLLDEPTNHLDAETIAWLQKHLIEYPGTILTVTHDRYFLDDITSWILELDRGRGIPYEGNYSAWLEQKAKRLEQESREDKSKQKVLERELEWIRAGAKARQAKSKARINAYNELANQSERDKLSRAQIIIPNGERLGNKVIEVEGLKKAMGDKLLIEDLTFSLPPGGIVGVIGPNGAGKSTLFRMLTGNEAPDEGQITFGDTVQLSYVDQSRDALDPNATVWEEISGGAEQIVLGDAQMNSRAYCSAFNFKGGDQQKKVGQLSGGERNRVHMAKLLKSGGNVLLLDEPTNDLDVETLQALEAALEDFAGCAVIISHDRFFLDRLCTHILAFEGDAHVEWFEGNFQAYEEDKIRRLGPDSVNPTRVKHKKFTR
- a CDS encoding ABC transporter substrate-binding protein; this encodes MTRILPLALLALFPAAALADHPLTIENCGRTVTLAEPPANVVSIGQSTTEILYALGAEDRMAGTALWFNAVLPRHADADAGVPRIADNMPSFESVVNRRPGLVVTMFEWMIGAQGVVGRPEQFADLGIPVYVMPTDCAAKDNTVGADGTREADFDIETLYASVDQMARMMGLGDRGRALQADLRARQAAAVDRARGLDLPDASAVVWFSSAHLEVDPYVAGARGIPAWMLDQLGLRNVVQSDEEWPTVGWESIARADPSVIVIARMDRRRFPADDHEAKLDFLRSDPVTSRMTAVREDRIVILDAEAMHAGLRMFDGLEALTEAMAGLAP
- a CDS encoding sulfotransferase family protein; the encoded protein is MTFGEHATTAETVTRLRTVLAISPAFDPEGRPRKPGALCIGAQKAGTSWLAQMLGQHPQIWIPPFKEVQYFNHLHIPEHRRWIGWHYRNKPQEIRDRHVFREVPLDPALDAYLTAITAGKMFHNQWYKRVFAPAPAHAIPMDFTPEYSGLPEAGVDAVHALLPKARVIYLLRHPVDRAISQLRMNLRREKRAPATLEDWLAEVANPVLDERGDYAAYLPRWLARYPDMLVIPFGRIAREPHLVMDEVEAYLGIGPMAYGNLDQKVFANAPGLMPPPEAVAALEARLAPQVDAVRAIMGRDFADRMR
- a CDS encoding DUF2474 family protein; this encodes MPRGLSRIAWFVALWVASVAALGAVAWLIRLWIL
- the rimO gene encoding 30S ribosomal protein S12 methylthiotransferase RimO, with amino-acid sequence MQQNPPDLRPDLARARVPDDRRDGQPTIGMVSLGCPKALVDSERILTRLRAEGYAISADYHGADAVVVNTCGFLDSAKAESLDAIGEALRENGRVIVTGCLGAEPDYITGAHPKVLAVTGPHQYEQVLDAVHAAVPPRPDPFIDLLPASGVSLTPRHYSYLKISEGCNHKCRFCIIPDMRGRLASRPAHAVIREAERLVQAGVKELLVISQDTSAYGLDLKHATDRGHRAHITDLARDLGSLGAWVRLHYVYPYPHVRDLIPLMADGLVLPYLDIPFQHAHPDVLRRMARPAAAARTLDEIAAWRAVCPEITLRSTFIVGYPGETEAEFQTLLDWLDEAQLDRVGAFQYENVKGARANDLPDHVAPDLKQDRFERFMEKAQAISAAKLAAKVGTRIQVIVDEVDADGATCRTKADAPEIDGNLFIDQGFDGLAPGDMVTVTVDEAGDYDLWGTRDDG
- the cydB gene encoding cytochrome d ubiquinol oxidase subunit II, giving the protein MPIADGVSFDLTVIWAFIIAFAVLVYVVLDGFDLGLGMLFAVEPEGHDRDVMMNSVAPVWDGNETWLVLGGGGLFAAFPLAYALILPALYVPIIVMLLALIFRGVAFEFRWKTKRWRPVWDLAFIGGSTMAAVAQGVALGGLLQGIDIDKAARSYSGGWWDWLTPFTLMVGLAVAVGYMLLGATWLVMKTEGRLQERMRGRAWLLGLATVAFMGVVSLWTPFLQDGYYSRWFGGWNIVLAAGVAAMVGLLALGMFRTLMVRHHDYWPFLCALGMFVLGFAGLGYSMYPYIVPVEVTIWEAAAPENSQIFMLVGAAVLIPIILSYTAYSYWVFRGKIDPNEGYH
- a CDS encoding DUF1850 domain-containing protein yields the protein MICLGAGAAVILALSGPDFTLDWSHSVTRDRWWERWRADAAGLAPVEARIAGPGAGIDLPPDAVLRDGVWHFTPHLPPRPEVTLAASGATGGAWRICARGECHALPEDRGPIRLWQAADCDQG
- a CDS encoding cytochrome ubiquinol oxidase subunit I, which produces MFETADAVLLARIQFAFTVSFHFLFPAFTIGLASFLAVLNGLWLWTKDTKYLDLFRYWVKIFALAFAMGVVSGIVMSYQFGTNWSVFSDKAGPTIGAPMAYEVLSAFFLEAGFLGIMLFGRDRVGPTLHMIACLAVAVGTAISAFWILSVNSWMHTPAGFMIDPDTGQFLPTDFWQVIFNPSFPYRLAHTVTAAYLTTAFIVGGVAALHLLRHRHRRDRVSPATRTMFSMAMWMATIFAPVQIFLGDIHGLNTLEHQPAKVMAMEGHFESHPEGAPLYLFGLPNQAEQRLDYAIGIPKLSSLILKHDLNAPLAGLDTIPIEDQPPVAIVFWSFRVMVMLGFAMLGIGLWSAWSRWRGTLFDSPMLHRAALIMAPSGLVAVLAGWITTEVGRQPYTIYGYLRTADSAAPLDAAAVGSSLIAFVIVYFAVFGAGTYYIMRLMNRAPVVAEPRMKDHADGPIRTAGTTPAQQHKTRSIQPGE
- a CDS encoding ABC transporter ATP-binding protein, which codes for MTVLEARALHLRRGRARVLDDVSLRVGRAEVLGLVGPNGSGKSTLLRALAGLARADTGRVLLDGRDIARMPRRAVARRLAFVAQFADTADRLTVAGAAGLGRIPWLDRDNPWGPADDARVADGLARVGLAGMEDRDWASLSGGERQRVHIARALVQAPQILLLDEPTNHLDIRHQLQLLDLVTGLGIAVVIALHDLNHALRCDRVAVMQAGRLVRAGPPDRVLEPALLGRVFGIRAHRLTDPADGQAVWRFQP